The following coding sequences are from one Seonamhaeicola sp. ML3 window:
- a CDS encoding ATP-grasp domain-containing protein: MKKDKISVLIPDGESHILIHVINCLSQIELVDVFVMSSTKHNPMRYSRYIKGFSYYPENKIDEIWIENVNREINKHQIDVVLPIFEIKIKTLIKHRKSILNQDKLGLLPSIVNFNTAINKGALAKHLEKYDIPGPKSITISPGENTNKLDVLNFPVIIKPLEGFGGGQGIKVFKREEDIKAHFAKNNFKYTNIIQEYIEGYDIDCSVLCNNGEILAYTIQKGSMLGKNKFTPQYGLQFIEEPDVYKIVEKLTKSLDWNGVAHIDMRYNKNTCTFNIIEVNTRFWVSLDASLLAGVNFPYLYCLSSTGLTFNKPQFKFIEYLNLKGLIRKVKYKPGFIFKIGFILNNTPLKFALIDPVPMIYKFITRTKNIIVARF; encoded by the coding sequence ATGAAAAAGGATAAAATTTCTGTTTTAATACCTGATGGGGAAAGTCATATTTTAATTCATGTAATTAATTGTCTTTCACAAATAGAATTAGTTGATGTTTTTGTAATGTCAAGTACAAAACATAACCCTATGCGCTATTCCAGATATATAAAAGGTTTTTCATATTATCCTGAAAATAAAATAGATGAGATATGGATTGAAAACGTTAATAGAGAAATTAATAAGCATCAAATAGATGTTGTATTACCCATTTTTGAAATTAAGATTAAGACCTTAATCAAACATAGAAAAAGCATATTAAATCAGGATAAATTAGGTTTATTACCTTCAATAGTAAATTTTAATACGGCTATTAATAAAGGGGCTTTAGCAAAGCATCTGGAAAAGTACGATATTCCAGGACCTAAAAGTATAACTATAAGCCCCGGGGAAAATACAAATAAATTAGATGTTTTGAATTTCCCAGTGATTATTAAACCTTTAGAAGGTTTTGGTGGAGGACAAGGCATTAAGGTTTTTAAACGTGAAGAGGATATAAAAGCACACTTTGCTAAGAACAATTTTAAATACACAAATATTATTCAAGAGTATATTGAAGGTTACGATATTGATTGCAGTGTTTTATGTAATAATGGTGAAATTCTAGCCTATACCATCCAGAAAGGGAGTATGCTTGGAAAAAATAAATTTACACCTCAGTATGGGTTGCAGTTTATAGAAGAACCTGATGTATATAAAATTGTTGAAAAACTTACAAAATCATTAGATTGGAATGGTGTTGCCCATATTGACATGAGATACAATAAAAATACTTGTACATTTAACATAATTGAAGTTAATACCAGGTTTTGGGTATCTTTAGATGCGTCTTTACTGGCAGGAGTAAACTTCCCGTATTTGTATTGCTTAAGTAGCACTGGATTAACTTTTAATAAACCACAATTCAAGTTTATAGAATATTTAAATCTTAAAGGATTGATAAGAAAAGTAAAGTATAAACCAGGTTTCATTTTCAAAATAGGTTTTATACTTAACAATACACCTTTAAAATTTGCATTGATAGACCCAGTACCTATGATATATAAATTTATTACTAGAACTAAGAATATCATCGTAGCTCGATTTTAG
- a CDS encoding YbaB/EbfC family nucleoid-associated protein, with protein MFGDMMNMMGKLKETQKKVEETKKRLDTVLVDEQSSDNKLSVTLTANREIKTISIDDELLQDKEQLEDYLILTLNKAIEKATKVNETELAAAAKEGLPNIPGMDMFK; from the coding sequence ATGTTTGGAGATATGATGAATATGATGGGGAAACTTAAAGAAACCCAAAAAAAAGTTGAAGAAACCAAGAAACGTTTAGATACTGTTTTAGTAGATGAACAAAGTTCTGATAATAAATTAAGTGTAACACTCACTGCCAATAGAGAAATTAAAACTATATCTATAGACGACGAGCTGCTACAAGACAAAGAACAATTAGAAGATTATTTAATACTCACATTGAACAAGGCCATCGAAAAGGCCACAAAAGTTAATGAAACTGAGTTGGCAGCCGCAGCCAAAGAAGGCCTTCCAAATATTCCAGGAATGGATATGTTTAAATAA
- a CDS encoding low specificity L-threonine aldolase, which yields MKIDLRSDTVTKPTKEMLEFMMQAKVGDDVFGEDETVKKLEERLANMFGKEKALFFPSGTMANQTAIKLHTNPGEQVICDKYGHIYNYESGGVAFNSGVSCKLLDGQRGMFTLNQVKEAINPLDYWYAQTSLVAVENTTNKGGGACWDFNELIKIKKVCLENKLGYHLDGARLWNALVAKKENPKQYGEIFDTISVCFSKGLGAPIGSVLVGDADIMKNAIRIRKVFGGNLRQAGYLAAAALYALDNHVDRLVGDHKKAREIGEVLTQKPQIKSVEPIETNIIIFELNDDVSEQVFFQRLVDRGIHIISMGSNKLRMVTHLNYTNDMHTAVLKALKGL from the coding sequence ATGAAAATAGACCTAAGAAGTGATACTGTTACCAAGCCAACAAAAGAAATGCTCGAGTTTATGATGCAAGCCAAAGTTGGTGATGATGTGTTCGGTGAAGATGAAACAGTTAAAAAATTGGAAGAACGCTTAGCAAATATGTTTGGAAAGGAGAAGGCTCTATTTTTTCCTAGTGGAACCATGGCAAACCAAACAGCAATTAAACTTCATACAAATCCCGGAGAACAAGTAATATGCGATAAATATGGCCATATTTATAATTATGAATCTGGTGGTGTGGCTTTTAACAGTGGTGTGTCTTGTAAATTGTTGGACGGGCAAAGAGGTATGTTTACATTAAATCAAGTTAAGGAAGCTATTAATCCTTTAGACTATTGGTATGCGCAAACGAGTTTGGTCGCTGTAGAAAATACTACCAACAAGGGTGGTGGGGCTTGTTGGGATTTTAATGAATTGATTAAAATAAAAAAGGTTTGTTTAGAAAACAAATTAGGTTATCACTTGGATGGTGCCAGATTGTGGAATGCCCTGGTTGCCAAGAAGGAAAACCCAAAGCAATATGGTGAGATTTTCGATACCATTTCTGTTTGTTTTAGTAAAGGTTTAGGGGCGCCAATCGGCTCTGTTTTAGTGGGAGATGCAGACATTATGAAAAATGCGATTAGAATAAGAAAGGTTTTTGGTGGAAATTTAAGGCAAGCGGGATACTTAGCTGCGGCTGCACTTTACGCCTTAGACAACCATGTAGATAGATTAGTTGGTGATCATAAAAAAGCTAGAGAAATAGGTGAGGTTTTAACGCAAAAGCCTCAAATTAAATCGGTCGAGCCAATTGAAACTAACATTATAATTTTCGAATTAAACGATGATGTTAGTGAACAGGTGTTTTTTCAGAGGCTTGTTGATAGAGGTATACACATCATTAGTATGGGAAGTAATAAGTTAAGAATGGTAACTCATTTAAATTATACCAATGATATGCATACAGCAGTTTTAAAGGCTTTGAAAGGACTTTAG
- a CDS encoding CoF synthetase: MSLLNNLRNKSFWFIDTLKGKKIKNHLNEISFVLNNLESNESLKLREQHLQDILKHATKTSSFYSDYKGIINIGEFPVIRKTVVQENFKAFQSKPYISKKNYKVSTSGSTGIPFFLYQDANKRSRNRADVLYFSGQSDFKLGNRLYELEVWRSHNKKGKLTSWLQNIVQFDISRLTDDRILEFLNMLKRYRQEKNILGFASSLEQISMYLERNKIHLKNLNINSVIANSEYLNEYTKTTLSKHLNTPILSRYSSEELGIIAQQTKYSTQHFIINHASYYVELLDFNHDKPVKPGEFGRIVVTDLFNYAMPLIRYDTGDIAKLLQLENGQIKFEKIEGRKMDLIYDTKGNIVSSFVVYTKFYSFYNLLRQYQFIQHGKKEYEIKLNIIDKFPYEQLLIDSVKEDFGSDADITVSYVDEIPLLSSGKRKKVVCNYRKI, translated from the coding sequence ATGAGTTTATTAAATAACTTACGAAATAAATCCTTTTGGTTTATAGATACTTTAAAAGGAAAAAAAATAAAGAATCATTTAAATGAAATTTCTTTCGTTCTAAACAACTTAGAAAGTAATGAATCTTTAAAACTAAGAGAACAACATCTTCAGGATATATTAAAACATGCCACTAAAACTTCATCTTTTTATAGTGATTACAAAGGAATAATTAATATAGGAGAATTCCCCGTTATTAGAAAAACTGTTGTTCAAGAAAATTTTAAAGCCTTCCAATCTAAACCTTACATTAGCAAAAAAAACTATAAAGTATCCACAAGTGGATCTACAGGTATTCCGTTTTTTCTTTATCAGGATGCTAACAAAAGAAGTAGAAATAGAGCAGATGTATTATATTTTTCTGGACAATCTGATTTTAAATTAGGAAATAGATTATACGAACTTGAAGTGTGGAGATCTCACAATAAAAAAGGGAAGTTAACTTCATGGTTACAAAATATTGTTCAATTTGATATTTCGAGATTAACTGATGATAGGATACTAGAATTTTTGAATATGCTAAAACGCTATAGGCAAGAGAAAAATATTCTTGGTTTTGCCTCTTCACTTGAACAAATTAGCATGTATTTAGAAAGAAATAAAATACATTTAAAAAATTTAAATATAAATTCTGTTATAGCCAACTCCGAATATCTTAATGAATATACCAAAACGACATTAAGCAAGCATTTAAATACACCTATACTATCTAGATATTCAAGTGAAGAACTCGGGATAATAGCACAACAAACTAAATATTCTACTCAACATTTTATTATCAATCATGCTAGTTATTATGTTGAATTATTAGATTTTAATCATGATAAACCAGTAAAACCAGGAGAGTTTGGTAGAATTGTAGTAACTGATTTATTTAACTACGCTATGCCTTTAATTAGATACGATACTGGTGATATTGCCAAACTACTTCAATTAGAAAATGGACAGATAAAATTTGAAAAAATTGAAGGTCGAAAAATGGATTTAATTTATGACACTAAAGGCAACATAGTATCTTCTTTTGTTGTGTATACTAAATTCTACAGCTTTTACAATTTATTAAGACAATATCAATTCATTCAACACGGTAAAAAAGAATATGAAATAAAACTTAATATCATTGACAAATTTCCCTATGAACAATTGTTAATTGATAGTGTAAAAGAGGATTTTGGTAGCGACGCAGATATTACGGTTTCATATGTTGATGAAATCCCTCTCCTATCATCAGGAAAACGAAAAAAAGTAGTATGTAATTATCGTAAGATTTAA
- a CDS encoding S9 family peptidase yields the protein MNAKILRIKSLHLENDTKTPVAYKKPKELAIHNDVRIDDYYWLNERENQDVIDYLNSENEYTKSIMAHTESFQKVLFEEMKSRIKEDDTSVPYKLNGYWYITRFEKGQDYPIYTRKKETLDANEELLFDCNEMAKEHTYFKLGSIAISPDNKLAAYTTDTVSRRQYTIQIKNLETGEILKDNIKNTTGSVTWANDNKTLFYAIKDEITLRSHKILKHRLGEGAVKDVEVYHEKDDTFYSFVYKSKSRKYIIIGSSSTLSTEYRILNADNPEGDFKVFQERQKDLEYSIAHYNGCFYIMANSDGATNFKLLKTDEGTTGINNWEEVIPHRKDVLLEDIEIFKDFLVVNERQNGLNQLRIISWDGKEDYYLPFSSETYTVYIGNNPDFNSQVLRYAYNSLTTPSSVIDYNVRTKQSEVKKEQEVLGGNFDKNNYESTRIWATARDGVKVPISLVHKKGVKRDGSNPLLQYAYGSYGSTVDPSFSTIRLSLLDRGFIYAIAHIRGGEYLGRDWYENGKLLTKKNTFHDFIDCSKYLIEQKYTSGQHLYAYGGSAGGLLMGAVINMNPELYKGVLAAVPFVDVVTTMLDDTIPLTTGEYDEWGNPNDSKYYHYMKSYSPYDNVESKAYPNMLVTTGLHDSQVQYWEPAKWVAKLRELKIDTNKLLLHTDMDSGHGGASGRFESLKEVALEYAFLLDLEGIHN from the coding sequence TTGAACGCTAAAATTTTAAGAATTAAATCGCTTCACTTGGAAAACGATACGAAAACCCCGGTTGCTTACAAAAAGCCTAAAGAACTAGCAATCCATAACGATGTTAGAATAGATGATTATTATTGGTTAAACGAAAGAGAAAACCAAGATGTTATTGATTATCTAAACAGTGAAAATGAGTATACAAAAAGTATTATGGCTCATACTGAATCTTTTCAAAAAGTATTGTTTGAGGAGATGAAATCAAGGATTAAAGAAGATGACACCTCGGTACCTTACAAACTAAATGGATATTGGTACATAACACGTTTTGAAAAAGGGCAAGATTACCCTATTTACACTAGAAAAAAAGAGACTTTAGATGCCAACGAAGAGCTCTTGTTTGACTGCAATGAAATGGCTAAAGAACACACTTATTTTAAATTGGGGAGTATTGCCATAAGTCCAGATAATAAATTAGCAGCCTATACTACTGATACGGTTAGTAGACGTCAATATACCATTCAAATTAAAAATTTAGAAACAGGAGAAATATTAAAAGATAATATTAAAAACACTACCGGAAGCGTTACTTGGGCTAACGATAATAAAACATTGTTTTACGCAATTAAGGATGAAATCACTCTACGTTCCCATAAAATCTTAAAGCATAGGTTAGGGGAAGGGGCAGTAAAAGATGTAGAGGTATATCATGAAAAAGACGATACCTTCTATAGTTTTGTATATAAATCTAAGTCACGAAAATATATCATTATTGGTTCTTCCAGTACACTTTCAACAGAATATAGGATTTTAAATGCCGATAACCCTGAAGGTGATTTTAAAGTATTTCAAGAGCGACAAAAAGATTTGGAATATAGTATTGCCCACTACAACGGCTGCTTTTACATAATGGCAAATTCAGATGGTGCCACAAATTTCAAATTACTAAAAACCGATGAAGGTACTACTGGTATAAACAATTGGGAAGAAGTTATTCCACATAGAAAAGATGTTTTACTAGAGGATATTGAGATTTTTAAGGATTTTCTAGTAGTTAACGAGAGACAAAACGGTTTAAACCAGCTCAGGATTATCAGTTGGGATGGTAAGGAAGACTACTATTTGCCTTTTAGTTCGGAAACGTATACGGTCTATATAGGTAATAATCCAGATTTTAACAGCCAAGTGCTAAGGTATGCTTATAATTCGCTTACAACACCTAGTTCTGTAATTGACTATAATGTAAGAACCAAACAAAGCGAGGTAAAAAAAGAACAGGAAGTTCTTGGAGGTAACTTTGACAAAAATAATTATGAATCTACTCGCATTTGGGCAACAGCCAGAGATGGCGTAAAAGTGCCAATTTCATTGGTTCACAAAAAAGGTGTTAAACGAGATGGGTCAAATCCATTATTGCAGTATGCTTACGGTTCTTATGGGTCTACTGTTGATCCATCATTTTCAACGATTAGGTTAAGTTTACTGGATAGAGGTTTTATTTATGCTATTGCTCATATTAGAGGAGGGGAGTATTTGGGTAGAGACTGGTATGAAAACGGAAAGTTACTAACTAAGAAAAATACCTTTCATGACTTTATTGATTGTTCCAAGTATTTAATTGAACAAAAATATACTTCAGGACAACATTTATACGCTTATGGTGGTTCTGCGGGAGGTTTGCTAATGGGAGCAGTTATTAATATGAACCCTGAATTATATAAAGGTGTTTTAGCTGCGGTTCCGTTTGTGGATGTGGTTACTACAATGTTAGATGATACCATTCCATTAACAACTGGCGAATATGATGAGTGGGGAAATCCAAATGATTCGAAATACTATCATTACATGAAATCCTATTCACCATATGATAATGTAGAATCTAAAGCATATCCCAATATGCTGGTAACAACTGGTTTACACGATTCGCAAGTGCAGTATTGGGAGCCCGCAAAATGGGTGGCTAAGCTGCGAGAGTTAAAAATAGACACCAATAAATTGTTATTGCACACGGATATGGACTCTGGACATGGAGGGGCTTCTGGTAGATTTGAAAGCTTAAAAGAAGTTGCGTTAGAATATGCGTTTTTGTTGGATTTAGAGGGAATACACAATTAA